ACATCGCCCCGCAGGACGACGACGTGTGGGACATTGGCGTCTTCGCCCACTCCACCCACGTCTCCCCGCCCGAGCGGGCGGCCTTCGCCGCGATCGTCGACGCCGGGTATGCCGACGTCGTCCGGCCGTACACCCCCGGCGAGTACACGTACTGGGACTACACGCAGCTGCGCTTCCCCCGCCGGGAGGGCATGCGGATCGACTTCGCGCTGTGCTCTCCGGCCCTGGCCGCCCGGGTCACCGGGGCCTCGATCGACCGCCAGGAGCGCAAGGGGAAGGGCGCCAGCGACCACGCCCCGGTGGTCGTCGAACTGGCCGACTGACCAGTCAACAGAGGCGTTGAGCCGGGTGTAGCGTCCGCGGCCTCAGTCGGAACCCCCCGGAGGTCATCGTGGACGTCAACTCCTTCTCCCTCGCCGGTCAGGTCGCTCTCGTGACGGGCGCCGCCGGCGGCATCGGGGCCCGCGTCGCCCTCGGCCTGGCCGAGTTCGGGGCCGCCGTGGGCGTGCTGGACGTCGAGGGCTCGGACCTGCAGGCGACGGCGGACTCGATCGCCGCGGTCGGCGGGCGGGCCCACGTGGTCGCCGCCGACGTGACCGACGGCGACGCCCTCACCGCGGCGGTCGCCGAGGTGGAGTCCACGCTCGGCCCGTTGCAGCTCGCGGTGAACGCGGCCGGCATCAACAACCAGATCCCCGCCGAGGACATGGCCCGCCCGGACTGGCAGCGGCTGCTGAACATCAACCTCAGCGGCGTCTTCCTGTCCTGCCAGGCCGAGGGCCGCGCCATGCTCGCCCGCGGCGGCGGCAGCATCGTCAACATCGGCTCGGTCTCGGCCCACATCGCCAACCGCGGCCTGGACCAGGTGCACTACAACGCCTCCAAGGCCGGCGTGCTGCAGCTGACCAAGTCCCTGGCGCTGGAGTGGGCCACCGAGGGCGTGCGCGTCAACTCCGTCAGCCCCGGCTACACCGCCACCCCGATGGCCCTGAGCCCGCAGGTCTGGCCGCTGGTGGAGGGCCTGCAGAAGGACATCCCGATGCAGCGCCTGGCCCAGACCGAGGAGCTCGTCGGCCCCATCGTGTTCCTGCTCAGCGGTGCCGCCTCCTACGTGACCGGCGTCGACCTGCTCGTGGACGGCGGCGCGGTCGCCTGGTGAGCGCGGCGGCTGCCCTCGAGCCGGCAGGGACACAGGAGCCAAGGACGGCGACCCGTCAAGAGCCGTCGCAGATCTGTGGACAGGCCGCTGAGCTGGGGATACAGGTGTCGTCAGACCGCTCATCGCGGTAGGCTTCGAACACCTGATCGAACAGCCTGGGAGGTGTCGTGAGCGAGCTACAGTCCGCCATCGACGCCCTCTCGGCCGACGACCTGCATGCCCTGGTCGACGGTCAGCTGGTCGACCGGACCGCCGAGCTCGTGCAGTCGATCAACCGGCTGAACGCCGAGCTGGTGCGCACCGTGCGGCACGCCGACGTGGTCGACGCCGCCGAGCACGACGGGCTGAAGACGATGGCGTCGCTGCTGCGCGGCCACCACCACTGGTCGGCTGGTGCCGCCTCGGCGGTCGTGAAGGCGGGCCGCGTGCTGGAGCACCTGCCGCGCCTGGAGGCGGCGTTCGCGGAGGGCTCGGTGACTGCGGCCCAGGTGGGTGTCGTGGCCGACGCGCTGCGGCCGTGTGACATCGCCGCGGCCGCCGAGCAGGACATCGACCTCGACGCCTTCGACAAGGCCTGGACCGAGGTCGCCCGGACGCTGCCGCACGCGAAGCTCGCGACGGCGGTGAACGCGTTCCGCAACGCCCTGGACCCGGACGGCCCGGAGCCGGACCCGACCGAGGAGCGTCGGTTCACGATGACCCGGCATGCCGACGGCTCCGGGTCCGGGCGGTTCGACCTCGATGCCGTGGGGTTCGAGAAGGTCCAGGCCGTCATCGAGTCGATGGTGCAGGCCGACAGGCCTCTCGGGGACCTGCGGAACCGGGCCCATCAGCAGGCCGATGCGCTGGTGCAGTGGGCCGACAACACCCTGGCCGCCGGCGACCTGCCGTTCCTGCGGACGGTCAAGCCGCAGGTGATGGTCACGATCGACCTCGAGGACCTCATGGACCCCGCCACCGGACACGACACCGCCACCACTGGCTTCGGCGCCACGATCAGCGCGGCCCGGGCCCGGTGGATCGCCTGCGACTCCGCGGTCACCCGGATCGTGATGGGCCCCGACGGGGTGCCACTCGACGTGGGCCGCACCAAGCGGGTCGTGCCCCCGAAGATCCGCCGGGCCGTGGAGCAACGCGACGGGCACTGCGTGTTCGCCGGCTGCCACGCCCCCACCCACTGGTGCGACGTCCACCATCTCGCTGAGTGGCTCCGCGACGACGGGGACACCTCGCTGGAGAACTCGGCACTGCTGTGCGAACGCCACCACACCAAGGTCCACCACGGGTTCCGCGTCGACCGTGACGACGGGGCGCCACCCGGTGAGCGCTGGCGCACGTACCGCCCCGATGGCACCGAGATCGTCCTGGACCGCCTGCTCGGCTGAGCCCGCGCTGGGCGTCGCTACGGTCGCGTGATGGACGTCGTCACGTGTCCCGAGGACGGCGACGCGGTCGTGGTCGTCGCCGTCCGACCGCCGAGCGGCCACCCACTGGTCCGGTGTCCGCGGTGCGGACGCCGGTACGAGCTGGTCGGCGGCACGCTGCGGCCCATCGGGCCGACGTGACGGATCGGTCCCCGTAGCAGGGAAGCAGACCCCCACCCAGCGGGGTTTCCGCTGGTGATGACCACAGCTCCGGCACCCACCCGCGCGTGGACGCCCTCCCGTGTGTTCGTGACCCGCTCCCCCGCCGCCCTCCCGTACGGCCGGCAGGTGCTGGAGCGGGTCCGCGCCGCCGGGGTGCCCGACGTCCAGGTGCTCTCCGGGGACCGGCTGCCCAACCTGCGGGGGGACGGCGACCGCGCCGCGTTCATGGCCGCCAAGGACACGATGGCCGTCGTGGTGGGCGCGCCGTCCAAGCGGAAGCTGCAGCCCATCCCGCCGTCCGCGGACTGGCGCTTCGACCTCGCCGAGGGCTGCCCCGCGCACTGCCAGTACTGCTACCTCGCCGGGTCGCTCACCGGCCCGCCCATCACCCGGGTGTTCGCCGACCTGCCCGACGTCCTCGCCTCGCTCGACGGCTACGTCGGCCGCGGCGAGGTCACCTCCGGCACCCTCGAGCGCGGTCACGAGGGGACGACGTTCGAGGCCTCCTGCTACACCGACCCGCTGGCCATCGAGCACCTCACCGGCGGGCTGGCCACGGCCATCGAGCACTTCGGCACGCACGCCTGGAGCGGGCCGACCCAGCTGCGCGCCACCACCAAGTTCGACGACGTAGGCCCACTGCTGGACCTCCCGCACCACGGCCGCACCCGGCTGCGCTTCTCGGTCAACGCCGCCACCGTCGCCCGCCGGTTCGAGGGCGCCACCTCACCGGTGCCCGCCCGGATCGCCGCACTGGGCCGGGTCGCCGAGGCCGGCTACCCGGTGGGCCTCACCGTCGCACCGATCATGCCGGTGGGGGACTGGCGCACCGAGTACGGCGAGCTGTTCGACGCCGTGGCCGCCGTCCTGCCGCGGGGCGCCGACCTGACCGTCGAGTGCATCACCCACCGGTTCACCCCGAACTCCAAGGCCACGCTCACCGACTGGTACCCACGCACCAAGCTCGAGATGGACAAGGACCTGCGCACCCAGAAGCGCGGCAAGTTCGGCGCCGTCAAGCACGTCTACCCCAAGGACGTCATGACCGAGCTGCGCACCTGGTTCACCGACGCCGTGGACGCCCGACTCCCCGGGGCCCGGTTCCTGTACTGGACCTGACCTGCGAGAACTCCGGTGACGGAACGGTCCGGGGCCGCTAGCGTGGCCGGGGATGACCACTGCACCGCTGCCCGACCGTCCGTTCGACGTCCCCGCCTTCGCCCGGCAGGTCCAGGAGTTCCTGACCTGGGTGCACGAGACCGGCAGCAGCCGCCGTGACGGCGCGGTCACCGGACGGCTGCTCGCCCACCTCGGACGCAGCGCCGACGAGGAGACCCGCCCGCCCGTCGTGGCCCGGGAGCTGCCGCCCTTCGAGCAGGTCAACCTGCAGCTGGCCCTGGAGGCCTGGGTGCAGGCCGAGGGCCGCAGCGTCGAGGTCCTCGGCTGGTCGGTGCCGCTGCACCACCAGAGCCCCGACCTCGGTCAGCTGCTCACCGGGGAGAACCTGCCGTACCTGCGCCCCGGGGTGCCCGAGCTCGTCGACCTGCCCTCGGGCCCGGGCCGGACCACCGGCGTCTGGCGCACCGCCGCACTGCTGGTCCGGGACCACCGGGGCGACCACGTGGTCCTGGTCCGCGGACCCGAGCGGCACCAGGAGCCCACGCTGACCGTGGAGGTCGCGGGCCTGCCCGCCGAGACCGCCCAGCAGGTGCTCGGTGAGCTCGACGCCCTGCGCAGCGAGCGCAACGTCTACCGCGGCCAGGTGCTCGAGCTCCGTCCGGCGATGGGCGGGTTCGTCGTCGACTTCCCGGTGCTGCCCCGCACCGAGCGCGCCGACGTCGTGCTGCCCGACGCCGTCCTGGAGCGGGTCGAGCGGCACAGCATCGGCATCGCCACCCAGCGCGAGGCACTGCGGGCCGCCGGCCAGCACCTCAAGCGCGGCCTGCTGCTCTACGGCCCGCCCGGCACCGGCAAGACGCACACCACCCGCTACGTCGTCCAGCACGTGCCGGGTGCCACGGTGCTGCTGCTGTCCGGGCGCTCGCTGCACCTCGTCGGCACCGTGACCCAGCTGGCCCGGGACCTGGAGCCGGCCGTCGTCGTGCTGGAGGACGTCGACCTGGTCGCCGAGGACCGCGGACACCAGATGGGCCCGCAGCCGGTGCTGTTCGAGCTGCTGGACGCCATGGACGGGGCGGCCAGCGACGCCGACCTGCTCTTCCTGCTGACCACCAACCGCGCCGAGGCCCTGGAGCACGCACTGGCCGCCCGGCCCGGCCGGGTCGACGTCGCGGTCGAGATCGGGCTGCCGGACGCCGACGCCCGGCGCCGGTTGCTGGCGGTCTACAGCCGCGGCTCGGGGCTGCAGGCCGGGCCCGCCGACGTCAACGCGGTGGTGGCAGGCACCGAGGGCGTGACAGCCTCCTTCATCAAGGAGCTGGTCCGGCGCACGGTGCTGGAGGCCCTGCTCGAGGGTGCACCCGGCGGCGCGGTCACCGGGGTGCACCTGCGCCGCGCGCTGGCCGACCTGCTGGACAGCACGCAGGGCGTCACCCGGGCGCTGCTGGGGGTGTCCGCCGAGCCGTAACCTGGCTCCTCGTGCTCGTGCTGCTGCCCCCGTCGGAGACCAAGCACCCCGGCGGGGACGGCCCCCCGCTCGACCTGGCCGCGCTGAGCCACCCCGAGTTGGACCCGGTGCGCGAGCAGCTGCTGACCCGGATCGAGACGCTGGCCGCCGACGTCCCGGCGTCGCGGAAGGCGCTGGGGGTGAGCGCGAAGCAGGACGCCGAGATCGCCCGCAACGTCGTCGTCCGCACCGCTCCCACGATGCCGGCGCTGGACCGGTACACCGGGGTGCTCTACGACGCCCTCGACGTCCGGTCGCTGACGCGCGGACAGCGGGCGAGGGCCGACCGGCGGCTGGCGGTGGGCTCGGCGCTGTTCGGGTTGGTGCACGGCGGGGAGCCGATCCCGGCCTACCGGCTCTCGGCCGGGTCGCAGCTGCCCGGGGCGCCCACCCTGCGCGCACTGTGGAAGCCGGTGCTGGGCCCGGTGCTGGCCGGCACCGACGAGCTCGTGGTGGACCTGAGGTCAGGCGGCTACGCCGACCTGGCTCCGGTCGCGGGGGCGGTCACCGTGACCGTGCTGAGCGCGCGGGCCGACGGGACGCGCTCGGTGGTGAGCCACTTCAACAAGGCCCACAAGGGCCGCATCGCCCGGCTCCTGGCGCTCACGAGCGCGGAGCCGGGCGACGTCGTCCGGCTGCGCGCGCTGCTGCGCCGCTCCGGGTTGCACGTGGAACACGACGGCGGGGACGACCTCGTGCTCGTCGTCCCCGCCTAGTCGATCAGAGCCGCGCGGTGTCGATCACGAAGCGGTAGCGGACGTCGGAGCCGACGACGCGCTCGTAGGCCTCGTCGATCTCGTCGCCGCCGATGACCTCGACCTCGGCGCCCAGGTGGTGCTCGGCGCAGAAGTCCAGCATCTCCTGGGTCTCGCGGATGCCACCGATCTTGGAACCGGCGAGCGAGCGGCGGTTGGTGATGAGCGAGAACGCGGCCTCGGTCATCGGCTGCTCGGGGGCGCCGACCTCGACCAGGGTGCCGTTGACCCGGAGCATGCCCAGGTAGGCGTCGAGGTCCAGGGTGGCCGAGACGGTGTTGACGATCAGGTCGAACTGACCGGCCAGCTTCTCGAAGGTCTCCGGCTCGCTGGTGGCGTAGTAGTGCTCGGCCCCGAAGCGCAGCCCGTCCTCCTGCTTCTTCAGCGACTGGGAGAGCACGGTGACCTCGGCGCCCAGGGCTGCCGCGATCTTGACGCCCATGTGGCCGAGGCCGCCGAGGCCGACGATGGCGACCTTCTTGCCCGGGCCCGCACCCCAGTGCTTGAGCGGGGAGTACAGCGTGATGCCGGCGCACAGCAGCGGCGCGGCCTGCTCGAGGGAGATGCCCTCGGGGATGCCGAGCACGTAGTTCTCGTCGACGACGATCTGCTCGGAGTAGCCACCGTCGGTGGGCTTGCCGTCCTGCATGCCGCCGTAGGTGCCGGTCTCGCCCTTGAGGCAGTACTGCTCCTCGCCGGCCTTGCAGTTCTCGCACTCGCGGCAGGAGTCGATGAAGCAGCCGACGCCGACCCGGTCGCCGACCTTGTACTTGGTGACCTCGGCGCCGACCTCGGCCACCGTGCCGGCGATCTCGTGGCCGGGCACCAGCGGGTAGTTCGCGGCACCCCACTCGTCGCGCGCGGTGTGGATGTCGGAGTGGCAGATGCCGGCGAAGGCGATCTCGATGCGGACGTCGTTCGGGCGGACGTCGCGGCGCTCGATGGTGGTGCGCTCGAACGAGCCGTGGGCAGAGGCGGTGGACCGGGCGGTCACGGTGGTGGGCACGTGTGTCTCCTCGGTTCTCAGTACGGGGGAGCGCCGGGATCCGGGGACCCAGCAGCGCTCACCCCACCTACCCGGGGACGGATGGATTGCACACGATGCATGTGGGGAGCTGCGTCACAGTGCCCTCTCGAACCAGGCGATGTCGACGTAGCGGCCGAACTTCCGACCGGTCTCGCTGAACGTGCCGACGTGCTGGAAGCCGAACGACCGGTGCAGCGCCTCCGACGCCGGGTTCGGCTGGGCGACGACGGCCAGCACCCGGTGCACGTCCTCCTCGGCGAGCCGGGTGAACAGCTCGGCGTACAGCGCCCGGCCCAGCCCCCGGCCCACGGCGTCCGGGGCCAGGTAGACGCTGCTCTCCACCGTGGTGTCGTAGGCAGCCCGGGGACGGAACGAGCTGCTGGACGCGAACCCGACGACCGTGCCGTCGACCTCGGCGACCAGCGCCTGGTGGCGGCCCCCGGGGTGCTGGGCCAGCCAGAGCAACCGGTCGGCAGCCGTCGGGGGGACGACGTCGAACGTGGCCACCGAGTGCAGCACGTGGTGGTCGTAGACGGCGCTGATGGCGGTGGCGTCGGCCTCGGTGGCAGGGCGCACGGTCATCGGAGAAGTCTCTCACCGCTGAGGCACTTCAGCCGCTACGGTCGCCGGGTGACCGACGAGCTGTGCACCCGTCCCGCCACCGAGCTGGCCGCGCTGGTCCGGGACCGGGAGGTCAGCGCCCGCGAGCTGCTCGAGGCCCACCTCGCCCGGATCGACCGCTACGACGGCCCGGACGGCGTCAACGCGATCATCACCCGGGACGACGAGGCCGCGCGCGCCGCCGCCGACGAGGCCGATGCCGTGCTGGCCCGCGGCGAGGTGGTCGGCCCGCTGCACGGCGTCCCGGTCGCGCACAAGGACACCCACCAGACCGGCGGCATGCGGACGACGTGGGGCTCCCCGCTGCACCGGGACACCGTGCCGGCCCGGGACGAGCTGGTGGTCGCCCGGCTGAAGGCGGCCGGGGCTATCCGGGTCGGCAAGACCAACGTGCCGGAGTTCGCGGCCGGGTCGCACACCTTCAACACCCTCTTCGGCGCCACCCACAACCCCTACCGGCGGGGACTGTCCGCCGGAGGGTCCTCCGGCGGGGCCGCCGCCGCGCTGGCCGCGGGCTTCGTGCCGCTGGCCGAGGGCAGCGACATGGGCGGCTCGCTGCGCAACCCCGCCGCGTTCGGCAACGTCGTCGGCCTGCGGCCCACCCCGGGCCGGGTGCCCTCGCACCCCACCGCGATCGGCTGGTCGCAGTTGTCGGTGCAGGGCCCGATGGCCCGCACCGTGGGCGACGTCGCGCTGGGGCTGTCGGTGCTGGCCGGCGCCGACCCGCGGGTGCCGATCTCGCTGTCGGACCCCGCCGCGTCCTTCGCCGCCCCGCTGCCCACCGAGCTGACCGGGCTGCGGATCGCCTGGACCCCCGACCTCGGCGGCCGGGTGCCGGTCGACCCGGCGATCACCGAGGTGCTGATGGCCCAGCTGGGCGTCTTCCGCGACCTCGGGGCCACCGTCGAGGAGGACTGCCCCGACCTGACGGGCGCCGACGAGGCGTTCGGGGTGCTGCGGGCCTGGCTGTTCGAGGCCTCCTTCGGCGACGCCGTGCGGCGTGCCCCCGACCAGGTCAAGGACACCATCAAGTGGAACGCCTCGGTCGGGGCCGCCCTCACCGGGGCCGACGTCGGCCGCGCCGAGGTGGCGCACACGAAGCTGTACGAGCGGGTGGTCGAGTTCTTCACCCGCTACGACGTGCTGCTGGCCCCGGTCACCCAGGTGCTGCCCTTCCCGGTCGAGCAGGAGTACCCGACGTCGGTCGCCGGCGTGGAGTTCGAGGACTACCTGGGCTGGATGCGCTCCTGCACGCTGATCAGCGCCACCGGCTGCCCGGCGCTGAGCGTCCCGGGCGGGTTCACCCCCGACGGCCTGCCCGTCGGGCTCCAGGTGATCGCCGCACCGCGCGCCGACCGGCGGGTGCTCGAGGTCGGCCACGCCTTCGAGCAGGCCACCGGGCACGGGCTGCGTCGTCCCGACCTGACCCCGTTCGCCCACTGAGCCCCCCGGGGGGCGCCGGTCACCCGTTCGGGTGAACGCCGGTGGGTCCTCCTCCTCCCGGGGTGCCCGGGTGTCGTTGTCGAGAGGGTGACCACCGCACCCCTGCCCCTCCCACCGGTGCACGTGCTGGTGGTCGACGACGAGGCCGACCAGGGCGAGCTGCTGTGCACCCACCTGCGCCGGGCCGGCTGCACCACCCAGCGGGTGGACAGCGCCGAGCGCGCCCTCCAGCTGCCCGTCGAGCCCGTCCCCGACCTCGTGGTCGTGGACCTGCTGCTGCCCGGCCTCGACGGGTGGGGGCTGAGCCGGGCCCTGGCCGACCGCTGGCCGCACACCCCCGTCGCGGTCTGCTCGGTCGTCGACAGCCAGGACTACCCGGCCGCGACCACCCCGCTGCCCAAGCCGTTCACCGGCTCCGACGTCCGGGACCTGCTCAGCCGGCTGCTGCCGGGCAGGAACGGCGCGGCGTGAGCCCCCGGGTGCTCATCGCCGACGACGAGAGCGACATCCGGGCCCTGGTGGAGATCGCGGTGCGCCGGGCGGGGGCCCAGGTCATGGACTCCCTCCCCGACGGGACAGCGGCCCTGGCCGCAGCCGGTCGTGACCTGCCGGACCTGGTCGTGCTCGACGTGGGCATGCCCGGACTGGACGGCCTGCAGGTGTGCACCGCCCTGCGCGCCGACACCCGTACCGCCGCCGTCCCCGTGCTGCTCCTGTCGGCCGGCGCCTCACCCGCCGACGTCGAACGCGGACTGGCCGCGGGCGCCGACACCTACCTGCTCAAGCCCTTCCGGGTCAGCGAGCTGGCCGACCGGATCCGCGAGCTCACCGGGGACCCGCGGTGAGCGCCGCGACGGTGACCCCGGTCGAACCCGGTGCCGGCCCGTGGGCCCGCTGGGAGAACGAGCACCGCTCGGTCGCCCTGCGCAACCTGCCCTTCCCGGTGTTGTACGCCTGCGCCCTCCTCGTGCTGGCCACGCCGGCCGCCGACGCCACGGACCCGCGGTTGGTGCTGCTGTCCGCGGCACTGGTGGCCGCTGCCCTCGTGCTGACGGGCGTCGCCTCCACCCGCACGCTGCCCCCGGGTGTGGCGGCTCTGGTGCCACTGATCGAGCTGGCCGCCGTGGGCCCGCTGCGGGCGACCACCGGCGGTGGCGCGTCCCTGTTCACCGCCCTGGTCATCCCGCCGGTGATCGCGCTGGCCGTCGACCGACGCCGGCGCGGCGTGGCAGTCGCGGTGCTGGCCACGGCCGCGGTGCTCGTCGTGCCCCAGTGGCTGGGCGGGATGGTCACCACCGTGCCGGACCTCGTCCGGGCGGTGTTCACCCCCGCTGCGCTGGGGGTCGCTGCGCTGACGGTCAACGAGCTCTACCGCCGGCTCAGCGACAGGCTGGAGACGGTCGGCGAGCTGCAGGATCAGCAGACCGACCTGCTGGCACAGGTCGAGATGCGGGCGGCCGAGCTGGAGCTGCTGTCCCGCCGGCTGGCCGGGGCCAACGAGACGCTGGGCAGCGTCATCGACGCGGTCACCGAGCAGGCGATCGTGTCCTGCGACCTCGCCGGCGTGGTCCGGGTGTGGAACCCGGGCGCGGAGAAGATGCTCGGGGCCCAGCGCGGTGACGTCGTCCGCCGGCGGTCCGTCACCTCGCTGCACCTGCCCGCCGAGCTGGAGGCCGCCCGGACGGCCCACCCCGACGGGGCCCACCTGTCCTCCTTCGACGCCCTCGTCGCCGGGGCCGCCACGCACGGCAGCGAGGTCCGCGACTGGACCTGGGTGCGCGAGGACGGCAGCGAGCTGACCGTCGAAGTGGCCGTCACCCCCCGCCGGGACGGCAGCGGAGCACTGGCCGGCTACACCCTGGTGGCCACCGACATGACCGCGGCCCGCGCGGCGGACCGGTTGCGCGATGAGTTCACCAGCCTGATCTCCCACGAGCTGCGCACCCCGCTGAGCTCGATCCTGGGCTACCTGGAGCTCGTCCTGGACGACCCCGACGAGGTGCTCACCGACGAGCAGCGGCAGTACCTGGCCACCGTGGACCGCAACGCCCACCGCCTGCTGCGGCTGGTCGGAGACCTGCTCTTCACCGCCCAGGTCGAGGCCGGCCGGTTCACCCTGCGCTCGGCCGAGGTCGACCTGAGTGCCGTCGTGCGCGCCGCCGTCGACACCTCCCGGGTCGCCGCCACCGCCGCCGGGGTGACCCTCGAGACCGACGTGCTGCCCGGGCTGGTCATCACCGGCGACGCCGACCGGCTCGGCCAGGTCTGCGACAACCTGCTCTCCAACGCGGTCAAGTTCACCCCCCGTGGCGGGCGGGTCCGCATCGCCCTGGACACCTACCGCCGGGCCGACGGCCCGGTCGCCGCGCTGACCGTCGCCGACACCGGCATCGGGGTGCCCGCCGACGAGCAGGGCGCCCTGTTCACCCGCTTCTTCCGGGCCTCCACGGCCCGCCGGCACGCCGTGTCCGGCGTGGGACTCGGGCTGACCATCACCCAGGCCATCACCACCGCACACGGAGGCACCATGGACCTGCAGAGCGAGCCCGGTCGGGGGACGACGTTCACCGTCGTGCTGCCCGTCGTCGGGACACCCGCCACCGCC
This sequence is a window from Geodermatophilaceae bacterium NBWT11. Protein-coding genes within it:
- a CDS encoding SDR family oxidoreductase, which encodes MDVNSFSLAGQVALVTGAAGGIGARVALGLAEFGAAVGVLDVEGSDLQATADSIAAVGGRAHVVAADVTDGDALTAAVAEVESTLGPLQLAVNAAGINNQIPAEDMARPDWQRLLNINLSGVFLSCQAEGRAMLARGGGSIVNIGSVSAHIANRGLDQVHYNASKAGVLQLTKSLALEWATEGVRVNSVSPGYTATPMALSPQVWPLVEGLQKDIPMQRLAQTEELVGPIVFLLSGAASYVTGVDLLVDGGAVAW
- a CDS encoding DUF222 domain-containing protein, whose product is MSELQSAIDALSADDLHALVDGQLVDRTAELVQSINRLNAELVRTVRHADVVDAAEHDGLKTMASLLRGHHHWSAGAASAVVKAGRVLEHLPRLEAAFAEGSVTAAQVGVVADALRPCDIAAAAEQDIDLDAFDKAWTEVARTLPHAKLATAVNAFRNALDPDGPEPDPTEERRFTMTRHADGSGSGRFDLDAVGFEKVQAVIESMVQADRPLGDLRNRAHQQADALVQWADNTLAAGDLPFLRTVKPQVMVTIDLEDLMDPATGHDTATTGFGATISAARARWIACDSAVTRIVMGPDGVPLDVGRTKRVVPPKIRRAVEQRDGHCVFAGCHAPTHWCDVHHLAEWLRDDGDTSLENSALLCERHHTKVHHGFRVDRDDGAPPGERWRTYRPDGTEIVLDRLLG
- a CDS encoding radical SAM protein — encoded protein: MTTAPAPTRAWTPSRVFVTRSPAALPYGRQVLERVRAAGVPDVQVLSGDRLPNLRGDGDRAAFMAAKDTMAVVVGAPSKRKLQPIPPSADWRFDLAEGCPAHCQYCYLAGSLTGPPITRVFADLPDVLASLDGYVGRGEVTSGTLERGHEGTTFEASCYTDPLAIEHLTGGLATAIEHFGTHAWSGPTQLRATTKFDDVGPLLDLPHHGRTRLRFSVNAATVARRFEGATSPVPARIAALGRVAEAGYPVGLTVAPIMPVGDWRTEYGELFDAVAAVLPRGADLTVECITHRFTPNSKATLTDWYPRTKLEMDKDLRTQKRGKFGAVKHVYPKDVMTELRTWFTDAVDARLPGARFLYWT
- a CDS encoding ATP-binding protein, giving the protein MTTAPLPDRPFDVPAFARQVQEFLTWVHETGSSRRDGAVTGRLLAHLGRSADEETRPPVVARELPPFEQVNLQLALEAWVQAEGRSVEVLGWSVPLHHQSPDLGQLLTGENLPYLRPGVPELVDLPSGPGRTTGVWRTAALLVRDHRGDHVVLVRGPERHQEPTLTVEVAGLPAETAQQVLGELDALRSERNVYRGQVLELRPAMGGFVVDFPVLPRTERADVVLPDAVLERVERHSIGIATQREALRAAGQHLKRGLLLYGPPGTGKTHTTRYVVQHVPGATVLLLSGRSLHLVGTVTQLARDLEPAVVVLEDVDLVAEDRGHQMGPQPVLFELLDAMDGAASDADLLFLLTTNRAEALEHALAARPGRVDVAVEIGLPDADARRRLLAVYSRGSGLQAGPADVNAVVAGTEGVTASFIKELVRRTVLEALLEGAPGGAVTGVHLRRALADLLDSTQGVTRALLGVSAEP
- the yaaA gene encoding peroxide stress protein YaaA, whose product is MLVLLPPSETKHPGGDGPPLDLAALSHPELDPVREQLLTRIETLAADVPASRKALGVSAKQDAEIARNVVVRTAPTMPALDRYTGVLYDALDVRSLTRGQRARADRRLAVGSALFGLVHGGEPIPAYRLSAGSQLPGAPTLRALWKPVLGPVLAGTDELVVDLRSGGYADLAPVAGAVTVTVLSARADGTRSVVSHFNKAHKGRIARLLALTSAEPGDVVRLRALLRRSGLHVEHDGGDDLVLVVPA
- a CDS encoding NAD(P)-dependent alcohol dehydrogenase; the encoded protein is MPTTVTARSTASAHGSFERTTIERRDVRPNDVRIEIAFAGICHSDIHTARDEWGAANYPLVPGHEIAGTVAEVGAEVTKYKVGDRVGVGCFIDSCRECENCKAGEEQYCLKGETGTYGGMQDGKPTDGGYSEQIVVDENYVLGIPEGISLEQAAPLLCAGITLYSPLKHWGAGPGKKVAIVGLGGLGHMGVKIAAALGAEVTVLSQSLKKQEDGLRFGAEHYYATSEPETFEKLAGQFDLIVNTVSATLDLDAYLGMLRVNGTLVEVGAPEQPMTEAAFSLITNRRSLAGSKIGGIRETQEMLDFCAEHHLGAEVEVIGGDEIDEAYERVVGSDVRYRFVIDTARL
- a CDS encoding N-acetyltransferase family protein: MTVRPATEADATAISAVYDHHVLHSVATFDVVPPTAADRLLWLAQHPGGRHQALVAEVDGTVVGFASSSSFRPRAAYDTTVESSVYLAPDAVGRGLGRALYAELFTRLAEEDVHRVLAVVAQPNPASEALHRSFGFQHVGTFSETGRKFGRYVDIAWFERAL
- a CDS encoding amidase is translated as MTDELCTRPATELAALVRDREVSARELLEAHLARIDRYDGPDGVNAIITRDDEAARAAADEADAVLARGEVVGPLHGVPVAHKDTHQTGGMRTTWGSPLHRDTVPARDELVVARLKAAGAIRVGKTNVPEFAAGSHTFNTLFGATHNPYRRGLSAGGSSGGAAAALAAGFVPLAEGSDMGGSLRNPAAFGNVVGLRPTPGRVPSHPTAIGWSQLSVQGPMARTVGDVALGLSVLAGADPRVPISLSDPAASFAAPLPTELTGLRIAWTPDLGGRVPVDPAITEVLMAQLGVFRDLGATVEEDCPDLTGADEAFGVLRAWLFEASFGDAVRRAPDQVKDTIKWNASVGAALTGADVGRAEVAHTKLYERVVEFFTRYDVLLAPVTQVLPFPVEQEYPTSVAGVEFEDYLGWMRSCTLISATGCPALSVPGGFTPDGLPVGLQVIAAPRADRRVLEVGHAFEQATGHGLRRPDLTPFAH
- a CDS encoding response regulator; translation: MHVLVVDDEADQGELLCTHLRRAGCTTQRVDSAERALQLPVEPVPDLVVVDLLLPGLDGWGLSRALADRWPHTPVAVCSVVDSQDYPAATTPLPKPFTGSDVRDLLSRLLPGRNGAA
- a CDS encoding response regulator transcription factor gives rise to the protein MSPRVLIADDESDIRALVEIAVRRAGAQVMDSLPDGTAALAAAGRDLPDLVVLDVGMPGLDGLQVCTALRADTRTAAVPVLLLSAGASPADVERGLAAGADTYLLKPFRVSELADRIRELTGDPR
- a CDS encoding PAS domain S-box protein; its protein translation is MSAATVTPVEPGAGPWARWENEHRSVALRNLPFPVLYACALLVLATPAADATDPRLVLLSAALVAAALVLTGVASTRTLPPGVAALVPLIELAAVGPLRATTGGGASLFTALVIPPVIALAVDRRRRGVAVAVLATAAVLVVPQWLGGMVTTVPDLVRAVFTPAALGVAALTVNELYRRLSDRLETVGELQDQQTDLLAQVEMRAAELELLSRRLAGANETLGSVIDAVTEQAIVSCDLAGVVRVWNPGAEKMLGAQRGDVVRRRSVTSLHLPAELEAARTAHPDGAHLSSFDALVAGAATHGSEVRDWTWVREDGSELTVEVAVTPRRDGSGALAGYTLVATDMTAARAADRLRDEFTSLISHELRTPLSSILGYLELVLDDPDEVLTDEQRQYLATVDRNAHRLLRLVGDLLFTAQVEAGRFTLRSAEVDLSAVVRAAVDTSRVAATAAGVTLETDVLPGLVITGDADRLGQVCDNLLSNAVKFTPRGGRVRIALDTYRRADGPVAALTVADTGIGVPADEQGALFTRFFRASTARRHAVSGVGLGLTITQAITTAHGGTMDLQSEPGRGTTFTVVLPVVGTPATAGTRR